A stretch of DNA from Mycolicibacterium celeriflavum:
CCGCCGGGTGGGCCAGCGCGTGTCGACGATGTCGAGCAGATGCGGCAGGCCGGCGCGGTAACGGGCCCGATCGGCATTCTTGAACGGCACCCACCACGGCGCCTGGAACAACTCGACGATCTTCACCATGTCGCCGTTGTAGCCCGACGCCTGCAGCACGCCGTTGGCGGCATAGCGGCCGCCCTCGTTGGCACCTTCCATGGTGGTGACGTTCTGGTCGGTCTTGATCCACTCGCCGGCCAGAAAGAGATTGTCGATGCCGGTGACCGCGGTCGGGCGACGGTTCCACGACCCGGGGTCCTGGATGAACAACGGTTCGTCGTTGCGCACATCCGGTGTGCCCGAGTCGATGATCGCGGGGTCCAGGAACCAGGAGTGCACCATGTCGTCGTCGACGACCTTGTCGGTGTCGTTCAGATGGGCCTTGATCTGTGCCCACGCTTCTTTGGCGATCTCCTGCGGGGTGCAGTCCCGCGCGCTTCTGCGGTTGAAGTTGCCCGGTGTGCTCCAGTCCGAAATGATCGCGGACAGACACTCTTTGACCGTGCCGTCGCCGTACTTCGTCAGGCTCTTCTTCCAGAACTGCTCTTCGCTGATCGACGTGATCGCCCAGCCGGAGTCGACGTAGTTGACGTGTCCCTTCGTCACGTCGACGCGCTCCTTGAGGTAGAACATCAGGCCGTTCATCCACTCGGTGCGCAGCAGCGCGATGTTGGCGAGCTGCGGGTCGGCCTCAAGCACATCGGGCGTCAGCACCGCGGCGAGTTTCTCGCACGGGATCGCCGAGACGTACCAGTCGGCGGTGACCTGTTGCGGCACACCGCTGGCGCTGACCACGGTCGCGCCCTGAATGTGCTTGCCGTCGGCGGTGAGCCGTGCGAGCGCCTGGCCGACGCGGAACGTCACGCCCTGTTCGCGTAGGTACTCCACCCAGGGGTCGAGCCACTGCGAGCTGGTCGGCCCGTTGAGCACCCGGTCGAAACCCTTGTTGTCGAAGTCGTTTCCGAGCAGAAGTATCGACCAGACCGATGCCTCACCGACCAGGCCGATCGAATGTGCGCTGGCGTCTTTGGATTTCGAGGCGGCGAGGTTGCGGATGATGCCGTCGGCGAGGTAGCGGTTGTATTCGGCGGACTTCTTGTTCGCGCCGATGTAGTCCTCCCACGTCATGTGCTCCCACTGGCCGAGTTTGCGTTCGGTGCAGCTGGTGACGTAGACGGCGAGTTTCTGTGCGGCGTAGACCGCTTCCAGCGGCGGCAGTCGAAACAGCGTCTCGAACACCGTGGCCACCGAGTCGATGAACGCCTTCGGGGTGATCGGATTCGGGATCATGGGCAGTGGGAACGGCAGCGGGATGGTCAGATCGTGCCGACCGAGCCCGGAATGCAGGTACGACGTCGCCCGCGTCAGGTTTTCCCAGGCGCCGTTGGCGTTGCCGGGGAACGGAACCCGTCGCATTGTGTCGGTGACGTTTCGATAGAAGCCGGGGAAGAACCGGAAGCCGTGCTCGGCGGGCAGCGGTGTCGGACCGGAGTTCGGTACCGGAATCGACCTTGCTTTACCGCCGAGCGCCTTGCGCTCGTACACCGTGACGGTGTAGCCGCGCTCGACGAGTTCGTGTGCCGCAGTCAGCCCCGCGATTCCGGCGCCGAAGACGGCGACCGACTTGCCGGGCGCCGCGCGAGCGGTCGGCGGTAACGCCATCAGGGCCGCCGCGGTGGCCGTGCCCATCACGAACGACCGGCGCGACAACCGTCGCGATTCGCCCCCACCCGACATCCCGCCACCGCCTTGTTCGCGGACCCTGTCGAGGCAACAAGTTAATGGTGATTCTCGTCACGGCACCGTACGACACGCCGAATGACACGGGTTTCGGCGGGACGAAGTTGTCGATTAAGTCGTCAGTGCAGCGGTTTGGTGGCCGCGTGCAACGCGACGATGCCGCCGGTCAGGTTGCGCCAGCGCACCGCCGACCAGCCGGCATCGGAGATCCGACGGGCCAGTTGCGCCTGGTCGGGCCAGGCCCGAATCGACTCGGCGAGGTAGACGTAGGCGTCCGGGTTCGACGACACCGCCCGGGCGATCCGCGGCAGCGCCTGCATCAGGTACTCCTTGTACGCCGTGGCGAACACGCGGCTGGTCGGCGTAGAGAACTCGCACACCACCAGCCGGCCGCCGGGGCGGGTGACGCGCGCCATCTCGCGAAGGCCCGCGGTGTGGTCGACGACGTTGCGCAGCCCGAAGCTGATCGTCACCGCGTCGAAAACGCCGTCTGCGAACGGCAGTCGCGTCGCGTCGCCTGCCACCTTCGGCACGTCGCGGGAGCCTCCCGCGGACAGCATGCCGACGGAGAAGTCCGCCGCCACACACCAGGCGCCCGAGGTGGCCAACTCGACCGTCGACACCGCGGTGCCCGCCGCGAGGTCGAGCACCTTGTCCCCCGGCCCGATGCGCAGCGCCTCGCGCGTGGCCCGCCGCCAGAACCGGTCCTGCCCCAGCGACATCACGGTGTTGGTCAGGTCGTAGCGCCGGGCCACCGCGTCGAACATCGACGCCACATCGTGTGGGTCCTTCGCCAAGGTTGCGCGGCTCATGCCGCCAACCGTAGCTGTGCCCCGTTGCGCCGGCGGAAGCTGGTCAGGCGGCGACGTGCCGGCGGCGCCGGCCGATCACGTCCTCGTAGTGGCCCAGGAGTTCGTCGCAGATCGTCGGCCAGGTCCGGTTGAGCACGCTGCGGCGCGCGGCCAGCGAATACCGTTGCCGCTCACAGATCAGATGATCGACGGACTGCGGCAGCCGATCCTCGAACTCGTCGACCGCCAGCAGCAGCCCCGTGCGGTAGGGGGCGACGAGGTCGCGTGGGCCGCCGGCGTTCGGCGCGATCACCGGCAGGCCCGACGCCATCGCCTCCTGCACGGCCTGGCAGAAGGTCTCGTGCTCGCCCGGATGCACGAACACATCCATGCTGGCGTACGCCCTCGCCAGCTCCCGGCCGTACAGCGCACCGGTGAAAACCGCTGTCGGCATGAGGTTTTGGAGCTTGGGCCGGTCGACGCCGTCGCCGACGATCACCAGTTGCAGGTCGTCGCGCGTCGCCAGGGTCGTCAGTCGCTCGACGTGTTTCTCCGGTGCCAGCCTGCCGACGAAGCCCACGAGCGGCCTGCCGTCGGGCGACCATTGTCGCCGCAGGTCGTCGTCGCGGGCCGAGGGCGCGAAGCCGGTGATGTCGACACCGCGCGCCCACTTGTGAACCCGCGGAACGCGGTGAGCCATCAGGTTTTCCATCGCCGCGGTCGACGGCGCCAGTGTGCGGTCGGCGCGGCTGTGCAGATGACGTGTCCACGCCCATGCGGCGCGGGCGGTGAAGCCGACGCCGTAGCTCTCGGCGAAACCCGCGACGTCGGTCTGGAATACGGCGACGGTCGGGACACCGAGGTGGCGCGCGGCGTGCAAACCGCCGTAGCCGAGCAACGCCGGCGAGGCCAAATGCACCACGTCGGGGCCGAATCCCCTTAGCACGCCGAGCATCCGGGGCCGTGGCACGCCGAGCGGTAGCGACGTGATCTTGGGAAACATCCGCGACGGCACCCGATGTACGCGGACGCCGTCGTGCACCCGGTCGGCGGGCGGTTCGCCGCGTGGGCTGTCGGGAGCGATGACCAGGGCTTCGTGTCCGGTGCGACGGAGATGCTCGATCACCCGCAGCACCGAGTTGGTGACGCCGTTGACATTCGGGAGGAACGACTCTGCGACGATTGCAACGCGCACGCCGAAATAATCTCAGCGAAGCGTGTCGCGAAGGTTGCCGTCAGGAAGATGGCATGCGAAGAACTCGTGCGTTCAACGGGAGCTGCGTAGCGTTGATGTCGAGTAACCTGCGCACAGGGAAGGGCGATTGACATGCGAATATCCCGAATCGCGGCGGTACTGGCGCTCTCCGCGCTGCTCGCCGCGGCGGGTTGCACCAAACACGTCGCCGGCACCGCGCAGCGCCATCCCGACCAACCCCCGCTGACGGTCAGCGAAGACGGTTACGGCGTCGTCGCCGGGTTCGCCGACGCACCGGTTCGGATCGAGATCTTCACCGAACCGCAGTGCACCCATTGCGCTGACCTGCAGGCTGATTTCGGTGACCAAATCGCCTACTACATCGGTGTCGGCCAGCTCGAGGTCACCTACCGCCCGCTGATCTTCCTCGACCAGGAGGCCGACGGTCATTCGGCGCGGGTGAGCAATGCGCTGTTCCTCGCCACCGAAGGCGGCGCGACAGGCACGCAGTTCCAACGCTTCGTCGAAGAGCTGTGGGCCAACCAGGATCCCGGCGGGTCAGGCCCCAGCGACGACGAGATGGCCGACATGGCCCGCTCGGCGGGTATGCCCGACGCCGTCGTCCAGCGGGTCGCCGGTGGCGGCTCGGCGGTGAACATCGTCGAGATGGACGAGAGCAACTTCGGGTACCTGTTCGACATCGACCCGCTCGCGACCGGTACGCCGACGGTCTACGACCTCGCCGCCGACGAGAGAATCGACATCTACGACAACGACTGGCTCGACAAGCTCATCCAGTCCTGATTTCTCGGCAGAAATTCACGTTCTGCGCGCAGAGATTCGGCGTTCGACGAGCGTCACGCCGGCCAGTGCGGCGGCGGCGATCACCCAGCCGACCACCGCGATCGAACTCGCCGGAATGATCGCCAACGCCGCGTTGCGATGCTGCACGCGAACGAGATCTGGGTTGTTGACGTCGTATTCGACGTAGATGTTCATTCCGGTCTCGAGCTCCGACGGATAGAGCACACCCAACTCCGGGCGGTACGTCACACGGTCGGGAGTGACGAACTCGATTGTCGACCGGCGCGGGCCGGCGCTGAGCACCGTCGCCTCGGCCACCCCGAGATGGCGTTCGATCTGCCGGTCATTGCGCCACGCGCCCAGCACCATCAACACCGACTGCAGCGTCACCAGGCAGCCGAGGATGACGATCCCGATGCGCACCCGACGGAACACCCGCTGCCGCCGCGTCTCGGTCGGGTCGGCCGTCAGCCGGGGAAGGAAACGACGCGTCCACCGGATCGGTTTCGTCCACCGGCCCGCGGCTACCGTCTCGCCCACAGCGGCCGTCTCGCTCACAGGGGCCGTGTCGTTCGCTGCGCTCACAGGGGCCGTCTCGCTCACAGGGCTGCCTTGATCGACGCGTGCAGCGCACGCAGCGACGACCGGTCGGCCTTCACCTCCAGCACCCGCATGCCGTCGTAGGGCTCGCCGAGCGCGTCGGCCAGATCGTCGACCTCGAGCTGTCGGCTCTCGACGTGATATGCCCGGCACAACGCGCCGACGTCGACGTCGTGCGGTGTGCCGAAAATCCGGGACGACACGTCGGAGAACCTCGGGTCGCCCTGCTCGAGCAGTTCGAAGATCCCGCCGCCGTTGTCGTTGGACACCACGATGGTCAGCTGGCGCGGCGTCGGCTCCGTCGGGCCGATCAACAGGCCCGAACTGTCGTGCACAAACGTCAGGTCGCCGAGCAGCGCGATCGTGCGCCTCGGACCGCTGCCCTCACCCGCCCACTCGTGCGCGAGGGCCGCCCCGATCGCCGTCGACACCGTGCCGTCGATACCAGCGACGCCGCGGTTCGAGCGCACCTTGACGCCGTGGGTGTCCATGCCGACCAGCGCGGCGTCGCGCACCGGGTTCGACGCCCCCAACACCAGCTGATCGCCGGGCCGAACCGCGTCGGCCACCGCCGCGGCCACGTGCAGGCCGGTCTTGAGCGGATGCGCCTTCAGTTGCGTACGGACCGCCGCCATCGCGTGCCGGTGCACCTCGGCGCAGCGGTCCAGCCAGGCCTGGTCCGGTGCGCCCGCGGTGACGGCGCGGGTGCCGGTGGCCTGAGAGTTCCCCGACACGTCGGGCCAGCGGGGACCGGTCGTGAGCGCATATACCGGCACCGACGGATCGGCCAGCAGCGCCGACACCGGTCGGTGCAGCGTCGGGCGGCCCAGCATGATGACCTGCTTCGGACGCACCAGCCGCAGCGCGAAGGGGTGCAGCGGGTTGTCGGCGGGCGGCGCCGTGGGCTCGGCGACGGTCGGCAGCGCCGCCAGGTTCGGATGCTCACCCGCGCCGTGGCCGGCGATCACGACGG
This window harbors:
- a CDS encoding glycosyltransferase family 4 protein, with translation MRVAIVAESFLPNVNGVTNSVLRVIEHLRRTGHEALVIAPDSPRGEPPADRVHDGVRVHRVPSRMFPKITSLPLGVPRPRMLGVLRGFGPDVVHLASPALLGYGGLHAARHLGVPTVAVFQTDVAGFAESYGVGFTARAAWAWTRHLHSRADRTLAPSTAAMENLMAHRVPRVHKWARGVDITGFAPSARDDDLRRQWSPDGRPLVGFVGRLAPEKHVERLTTLATRDDLQLVIVGDGVDRPKLQNLMPTAVFTGALYGRELARAYASMDVFVHPGEHETFCQAVQEAMASGLPVIAPNAGGPRDLVAPYRTGLLLAVDEFEDRLPQSVDHLICERQRYSLAARRSVLNRTWPTICDELLGHYEDVIGRRRRHVAA
- a CDS encoding DsbA family protein; the encoded protein is MRISRIAAVLALSALLAAAGCTKHVAGTAQRHPDQPPLTVSEDGYGVVAGFADAPVRIEIFTEPQCTHCADLQADFGDQIAYYIGVGQLEVTYRPLIFLDQEADGHSARVSNALFLATEGGATGTQFQRFVEELWANQDPGGSGPSDDEMADMARSAGMPDAVVQRVAGGGSAVNIVEMDESNFGYLFDIDPLATGTPTVYDLAADERIDIYDNDWLDKLIQS
- a CDS encoding hydroxysqualene dehydroxylase: MSGGGESRRLSRRSFVMGTATAAALMALPPTARAAPGKSVAVFGAGIAGLTAAHELVERGYTVTVYERKALGGKARSIPVPNSGPTPLPAEHGFRFFPGFYRNVTDTMRRVPFPGNANGAWENLTRATSYLHSGLGRHDLTIPLPFPLPMIPNPITPKAFIDSVATVFETLFRLPPLEAVYAAQKLAVYVTSCTERKLGQWEHMTWEDYIGANKKSAEYNRYLADGIIRNLAASKSKDASAHSIGLVGEASVWSILLLGNDFDNKGFDRVLNGPTSSQWLDPWVEYLREQGVTFRVGQALARLTADGKHIQGATVVSASGVPQQVTADWYVSAIPCEKLAAVLTPDVLEADPQLANIALLRTEWMNGLMFYLKERVDVTKGHVNYVDSGWAITSISEEQFWKKSLTKYGDGTVKECLSAIISDWSTPGNFNRRSARDCTPQEIAKEAWAQIKAHLNDTDKVVDDDMVHSWFLDPAIIDSGTPDVRNDEPLFIQDPGSWNRRPTAVTGIDNLFLAGEWIKTDQNVTTMEGANEGGRYAANGVLQASGYNGDMVKIVELFQAPWWVPFKNADRARYRAGLPHLLDIVDTRWPTRR
- the menD gene encoding 2-succinyl-5-enolpyruvyl-6-hydroxy-3-cyclohexene-1-carboxylic-acid synthase; this encodes MNPSTAQARVVVDELIRGGVRDVVLCPGSRNAPLAFALQDADRVGRIRLHVRIDERTAGFLAIGLAVAERAPVCIAMTSGTAVANLGPAVVEANYARVPLVVLSANRPYELLGTGANQTFEQLGYFGTQVRASISLGLAEDAPERLDELNAQWRSAVCRILVAAKGSRTANAGPVQFDIPLREPLVPDASEPRESAFVPEGRPGGQPWTYTPPVTFDQPLDIDLTPDTVVIAGHGAGEHPNLAALPTVAEPTAPPADNPLHPFALRLVRPKQVIMLGRPTLHRPVSALLADPSVPVYALTTGPRWPDVSGNSQATGTRAVTAGAPDQAWLDRCAEVHRHAMAAVRTQLKAHPLKTGLHVAAAVADAVRPGDQLVLGASNPVRDAALVGMDTHGVKVRSNRGVAGIDGTVSTAIGAALAHEWAGEGSGPRRTIALLGDLTFVHDSSGLLIGPTEPTPRQLTIVVSNDNGGGIFELLEQGDPRFSDVSSRIFGTPHDVDVGALCRAYHVESRQLEVDDLADALGEPYDGMRVLEVKADRSSLRALHASIKAAL
- a CDS encoding demethylmenaquinone methyltransferase yields the protein MSRATLAKDPHDVASMFDAVARRYDLTNTVMSLGQDRFWRRATREALRIGPGDKVLDLAAGTAVSTVELATSGAWCVAADFSVGMLSAGGSRDVPKVAGDATRLPFADGVFDAVTISFGLRNVVDHTAGLREMARVTRPGGRLVVCEFSTPTSRVFATAYKEYLMQALPRIARAVSSNPDAYVYLAESIRAWPDQAQLARRISDAGWSAVRWRNLTGGIVALHAATKPLH
- a CDS encoding DUF3592 domain-containing protein produces the protein MRWTRRFLPRLTADPTETRRQRVFRRVRIGIVILGCLVTLQSVLMVLGAWRNDRQIERHLGVAEATVLSAGPRRSTIEFVTPDRVTYRPELGVLYPSELETGMNIYVEYDVNNPDLVRVQHRNAALAIIPASSIAVVGWVIAAAALAGVTLVERRISARRT